TGGGATCTGGCTGACTGGTGCAGTTACACCTTTTACAATCAGGCTTGGTGGCGTTTTACTTTATACAGGGACATTAATATTCTCTTATCTAGCTAGTAAAAAGCTTTTTGGCGATCGCACAGCGACTTTAACTCTGGCGATTCTGACGACAATTCCTATTTTTCAGATTGCCTTTGGGATTCTCACTCTGCCTGATAATGCCTTGATGTTTTTCTGGGCGGCTTGTTTATGGGTTGCTGCTGAAGAATTTTTTCCATCCGATCAGACTGACAAATATCAACCGACCTATCGCCTTGCCATAATCGGTTTATGCGTTGGTTTAGCATTTTTAGGCAAGTATCATGGCTTGCTCTTAGGTGGAGGACTGGTACTATTTTGCTTGCTAAGTAGTCGTCATCGAAGCGCCCTATTTTCAGTCTGGACATTGGCAGCGATCGCACTATTTGCGATCTCCATTTCTCCTGTGCTGCTGTGGAATGCTCAGCATGAATTTGCCTCATTTCGCTTTCAGAGTGCGCGAGCTGTGCCGTCACAAGGCTATAACCTAGAGCGTTTGTTGGTAACGATTCTTCTAGCGCTCGGCTATTTGTTTCCCACGTTTGGGATTCCTTTATGGTGGACAAGTTTTCGCACTGTGGGGGGATTAGTTAAAGCTGCCGCAAGGCAAGGTAAGAGGGATGAAAATAACCCTGAGCAGAATTATGAATTAGCGATCGTCGAAGATCGTCTTCGCAACAAGCAATTACTAATTCTTTGCGTATCGATGCCCATTTTCTTTGGGTTCACCTTTATGGGTGGATTCATTCAAATTCTGCCCTCTTGGCATATGCCAGGATTTT
This genomic interval from Pseudanabaena sp. BC1403 contains the following:
- a CDS encoding glycosyltransferase family 39 protein, with the translated sequence MKIHKWAIAILLWGFLFRAVCAIYLNIGFDEAYYYLYTQNLNLSYFDHPPLVAFTAGIGIWLTGAVTPFTIRLGGVLLYTGTLIFSYLASKKLFGDRTATLTLAILTTIPIFQIAFGILTLPDNALMFFWAACLWVAAEEFFPSDQTDKYQPTYRLAIIGLCVGLAFLGKYHGLLLGGGLVLFCLLSSRHRSALFSVWTLAAIALFAISISPVLLWNAQHEFASFRFQSARAVPSQGYNLERLLVTILLALGYLFPTFGIPLWWTSFRTVGGLVKAAARQGKRDENNPEQNYELAIVEDRLRNKQLLILCVSMPIFFGFTFMGGFIQILPSWHMPGFFGATLLLGERAAQVQLKRPKFIRNWLWGSGMVILPLMLVGLLHVHLGIAQKGGDAAIAGGFWEAKDDPSTQMIDIEQLRQAFIDSPMLNAELQKSDFVFSNNFFVAGQVAMAIQPLGKKITCFDEDLRGFAYWSKAEDFVGKSSLYITSEQFMKDERFPKPLEKYKGYFQSLEKIADIPIKRGGQAVQIFPVYRASPMLKAYPRPYG